Proteins encoded together in one Musa acuminata AAA Group cultivar baxijiao chromosome BXJ3-6, Cavendish_Baxijiao_AAA, whole genome shotgun sequence window:
- the LOC135641415 gene encoding ras-related protein Rab11C-like, with translation MAHRVDHECDYLFKIVLIGDSGKGKSNILDSSRGMSSAWMESKSTIGAEFATRTLQTELHASLLADLLIDFEFETMDVFVEVGAESRLIRLLVARNAAWTNRRSISIRTT, from the exons ATGGCTCACCGGGTGGATCACGAATGTGACTACCTATTCAAGATCGTGCTGATCGGCGATTCGGGGAAGGGGAAATCGAACATCCTCGACAGTTCACGCGGAATGAGTTCTGCTTGGATGGAATCCAAGTCCACCATCGGCGCCGAATTCGCCACTAGGACCCTCCAG ACAGAACTGCATGCATCATTGCTTGCTGATCTTTTGATTGACTTCGAATTTGAGACCATGGATGTGTTTGTAGAAGTTGGCGCAGAGTCCAGATTGATTCGACTTCTTGTTGCCAGGAATGCTGCTTGGACCAATCGACGCTCCATTTCGATCCGGACAACTTGA